The DNA region ACATCTTGGCCTATACCGAGTGATCCGTATCAGCCTGCGGTGTGGTCAGCGGGCGCTAGCCGACCCGCGCCTACTCGCTGCGGTCTGTATCGCCAGCCTCGGCCTTGTCCTTGATGAGGTCCTCGTACACGTCGATGCTGAGAAGCACCGCCGTCCCGCGGCCCTGCTCCTCGAAGATGATCGGGCGCTTCGTCTCTCGCATCTGTTCGATGACCGCCGAAGAGTCGGTCGCCAACTCGGTGATCGGGCGGACGTCCGCCGAGAGGCGCAGCCCTACCACGTCGGCGGATTCACGGTGCCTGCGGACAGCGGCGTACGACAGGAGTGCGTATGCGATGCCAGCCCAAAGTACCCAGGCGACGACCAGGCTCAAGTAGTGGTAGAACGCCCCCACCGGCTCGATGCCCAATAATGTGACACCAATGAAAACAAGATACGAAGCGGAAATGTACACGATCAAATAGAGTGGCGCGCCCAACCAGGAATCGAAAAAGGGCACAGTCGCGGAGATCCATATCAAGGCAATCATCGTCATCAAGAGAGCCGAGCTGATTCCCACGGCCAACAACAATCGCCCCAGCGTGGATTCGCGGGAAATCCTGGTTCGCCACCATGCCATCCTGCCGGTATCCATCGCTCTGGTCATCGTGTCCCCCTTCTCAGGCTGTATTCCATGCTACAAATGGTAGTCCTTGGCCGCTTCGGGCTGGTAGAGGATGTCCTCGATCCGAATCCTGCGGACTCGCGCCGGGACGGGCCACTCCACCACATCACCCTTTCTATACCCCAAGATCGCGGTTCCTACCGGCGCAAGGATCGAGATCGCCCCTGCTTCGATATCCGCATCCCCGGGAAAGACAAGGACGAAGACCATCTCCTCCGAAGTGTCCAAATCCTTCAGGAGAACCTTGGAGTTCATGGTCACGACGTCTGAGGGCACCTTCTCGGACGGGACTACTTCCGCTATCTCCAGCTCCCCCTTCAGAGACTCCAAGTCGCTCCTGGCCTCGGTGCCGAAGTCCTCGGCGACGGCGATGAGCTCTTTGAGCCGCGTCTTGTCGAACTCGGTGATGTAGAGCTTCCGTTTTGTCACAGCCGTCTCCATTCGTGAGTTGACGCAGTGGTGGGTCGGCCCTTGCCTACTGACCCTGTCCGAGCGAGAAGCCCGGCGTGCCATCGAAGGTGTAGAGGTGCTCGGTCTTGATGAAGTCGACGCCGCTCTCGGCGAGTCGCCCCAGCAGCTCGACGATTCGCGCGTGCTCGATCGTGCGGCCGTCCTGGCTGGGCTGGAAGCGGCAGCGCCAGTGGTCGGTGTGGAACGTCTCCGGAAACCCGTCCGGCCAGACCTTCACGCCACGGTTCGTGATCATCACGAGTCGGAGGTCATCGCTTTGCGCTCCCTGCAGCCGAGCCGCGAGCTCATCCGGGGTCGAGACGCTGTCATCCACGAACACGTCCACGCCTACCAGCGCTTTCTCGGCCTTTGGACGGCTTGACGGCATGATGGCCGGCATGGCGTCCGCCGAATACGACTGCATCTTGAGCCGAGAGGGCTTCCTGCCGAGGCGCTCGATCACGGCCTGGGCGAACTCCCCGGTGCCGACGCGTGTCTGGCTGACGTCGGGCTGATAGATGTCGCCCGTGTGGACTCCATCCTCGATGGTGGCGAGCCATGCGTGGTGGATGCGCTCGGCGACCTGCCCTTGTCCTAGGTGGGCCAGCATCGTCACGGCGCTCAAGAGCATGCCGCTGGGATTCGCGATGTCCTTGCCCGCGATGTCGGGCGCAGAGCCGTGGATGGCCTCGAACATCGCGTAGTTCTCGCCGATGTTGGCAGAGGGCGCCAGGCCGACCGAGCCGCTTATCTCGGCAGCTATGTCAGAGAGGATGTCGCCGTAGAGGTTGGGCAGAACGACCACATCGAACAGCTCCGGTGACTTGGCCACCCGNNNNNNNNNNNNNNNNNNNNNNNNNNNNNNNNNNNNNNNNNNNNNNNNNNNNNNNNNNNNNNNNNNNNNNNNNNNNNNNNNNNNNNNNNNNNNNNNNNNNNNNNNNNNNNNNNNNNNNNNNNNNNNNNNNNNNNNNNNNNNNNNNNNNNNNNNNNNNNNNNNNNNNNNNNNNNNNNNNNNNNNNNNNNNNNNNNNNNNNNNNNNNNNNNNNNNNNNNNNNNNNNNNNNNNNNNNNNNNNNNNNNNNNNNNNNNNNNNNNNNNNNNNNNNNNNNNNNNNNNNNNNNNNNNNNNNNNNNNNNNNNNNNNNNNNNNNNNNNNNNNNNNNNNNNNNNNNNNNNNNNNNNNNNNNNNNNNNNNNNNNNNNNNNNNNNNNNNNNNNNNNNNNNNNNNNNNNNNNNNNNNNNNNNNNNNNNNNNNNNNNNNNNNNNNNNNNNNNNNNNNNNNNNNNNNNNNNNNNNNNNNNNNNNNNNNNNNNNNNNNNNNNNNNNNNNNNNNNNNNNNNNNNNNNNNNNNNNNNNNNNNNNNNNNNNNNNNNNNNNNNNNNNNNNNNNNNNNNNNNNNNNNNNNNNNNNNNNNNNNNNNNNNNNNNNNNNNCCGTCTCCCGGCGCCACGACGATCGGGGTCGGCTCGGTGTTGCCGCGCATGATCTGCGATGTTGGATGTGTTGCCGCCAAGTCTGATCTCCTAGTAGTCTCGATGTCTCGTTGTGTCGTCGAATGCCGAGGGGACGAACTGCGAGCTAGCCCGCCCTCCGCTCTTCGATATCGAGTCTACCTATATCGGCGATCACTTGCCAGCGGGGTAATGGCGAGTGAGCACGCTCATGAGGATCTACGTAAACTGAAGGTTGCGCTGCAGCTAAGCAGACAATTTGGGTCCACACCCTGTGGAGCGGGGCCTCGTGGGCCGGACTGTAACCTCGACTTCACAATCCATCGCCCCCAACAGGACGACCAGTTTGTCGACCGACTTGGATCGGTTGTTCACATCCAGGAGCCTTTGGACCTGGGCGGGAGAGGTCCTCGCCCGCCGGGTGATTTCTCTTTGCGACAGAGGGCTCGCCTTCATGCACTCTTGCGCCGCGACGGTCAGTCTGTAAAGCAGTAGGTCACGCATGTATGCAGGGTCTTCGTTGTACTCGAGAACCGCATCCACGTGAACTGACCCCTCTGAGCCGGATTTCAAGAGGTATGTGAATGCCTCACGACCGAAGTCTTCGTCCGCATAGACCGTTACCACGGGATCGTTCTTACTTGGAACGGGATCCAACTCGGAGTACGGGATCGGGAAGTTACCTTTGCTCAGCGTCACCTCGAAGGCCCGTTTGTGATTGTTTGCTTTGACATGCTCTATTTTCACAACAGACCCTCCTTCTCCAGCGATTCGATCAAGTCCCGGAGCCGCCGACTGGCCGAGCCGACCATCGCTCGTGAGTTTTCCAAATCCCACTTCACCACCAGTGCGCCGTTCTTGTAAACATGCACGTGAAGAGGTGAGTGATCGCTTTTCCACGCCAAAAACACGTATCCGCATCGCTTCACCTTTGGCATAATGTTACCACTGAAGGTAGCGGAAATTCAATCCCCCTTGATCCAGTCCCCCGCCCTGCAACGATGTTGTCGCTCGATCCTTCGTCCCCGGGATCTAGCGTACCGTCATTATGGCGACCGGGTCTGACATTTGGTGTGCGATGCCGATCTCGTTTGGCGAAGCAGGCGTACGATGAGTGCGACAAGAGACCAGAGAGCAAAGACCAGCGAAGACCATAATGCCCAGCCTGTGACGAATACGAGCGAAATGCTCGCTGCCGTGGGTGCCATGGCCGCTAAAATGATCATTGCTGGGAAGAATACGTTGAATACGAATATGCTAAGCGGGCCGCCCGAAATGCCGGACAAGGACACACCCCAGGCAGCCGCCACCACCAGCAGGCCGATGGCGAGGCTAAAAGCAAGCCTCTTGATCATTGTCGGCTCCTTCCCTCTCCACAACGCCTTGGTCCACGCCCATTGGATCAAGTCGCTGCGCCGTTCACGCCTGTAAGTTCGGCCGCCGAACGGCCCCGCGGGTCACCGATGAACCATAGAACCCCATAGATGACACCGGTCCATGTCACCCACGCGAGTGCCAGACCTAACACCCAGGCGCTCGCCCCACTACCCAATGCCGCGTCGGCAAGAAGGAGGGGGAACTGAAGGAAGATGAACAGGAGTAGCCCAGTGAAGTTCGACTCCCAACTAAACGCCAGCAATATCGTCGACGTGATGAAAGCCGTACTCAAGAGAACCGCAAGCAAGAACCGCCTGGGTCTGATCCACTCCTTGTAGCTTTCTGGCAAGGAGAATGTCCTTCCGGCAGTGCGCCGAGGCCTATCGGCGACCTGAGCTGGGTCGTACAGTCTGGCGAGAATGGCGTAGGTGATGCCGGTCCATATCATCCAAGCCACTACGAAGCTCAGCCCATCGGCTATCGCCCAAGCGCTACCAACATCGACTAGGGCGAGAACATTGGCGACCAGCATGGCCGGGAATTGGACGAATATGAACGCGAGCATCCTGGAAAAATCGGAATCGAAGTAGATCATCAGAATCCACGTCGTCAGTACGAGCATCAAGCTGATTCCCCCGGCCAAAAACAGCCGCCTCAGTCGACTAGGTCCTCCGCCGTCTCTCAATCGTTTCACAACAACCCCTCCAGTCATGCCCTGCCGACTGGTGCTATACCAGCCGCGCCCCTACGTGTCCTGGTTGCTTCAGTTTAGCACACTGGTCGGACCTTCGGCGGGCTGGATGGTCTCCTAGGCAGTCAACGCTGACTAGGATGCCTTGCGCTCAAGGCGTTCGGCGATCCACATCTTGATTACCGACTGCCGCGTGACTCCAAGACGCTTGGCCTCGCGATCGAGCGAATCGACCATCCACGCAGGGAAGTCCACATTGACTCGCCGGGCTTCGAGCAAAGGACGACGCTTACTCTTGAGATCGAGGTCCTCGATGATGTCCTCGGTGCCCTCGTCGAACTTCTTGTCGAACTCAATCGCCTTCATACAGAGCCACCTCTTTCTGCCGTGATCGCCGCACCGATACGAGGCGAATCATGTCGTTGCGATACGTGACTCTTGGATTCGTCAAACTCGAACAACACTGCGCCCTCCGAGATATAGGCCAAACGGTATAGAAACTATACCACGATGGATTCCCGCAACCTCTCCATTTAGCGCAGCAGTCGCTTGACTTCCTCGATTTCCCGACACCGTCTTCCAAGATGCAATACGGCGTGACAGTTGGCGCAAACTGGCCGCAGGTCTTTGACTGGATCGACTTCATACTCGCCACCGATCTCTGCTAGCGGGACCAAGTGATGCACATGGATGTACCCTTCAGCCTCAGCACCATATCGTTCGCCGAAGCTGAAGTTGCAGATACTGCACTTGGTCCCATGAGCCGCAATGCACCGGCGGCGCGCCTCCGAATTACGCTCGTAGGCGTTGACTGTGATAGTGCGGACTGCACCTTCAACCAAGCCTATCGGGCTCAATTCTTCTGGTAGCTGAACGTCCGTAGCCTCAACTTCTTCCAGCATGACGGCAGGGCCGTTCGACAGGTTGTCAATGACGACCCCGGTGTAGCTGGGCAGTAATTCGTATGTGCCTAGACGAACGTCCAGCCGCGGATACTTGGTGGGCGGTTTGACTCCGAACCAAGCACAGTAAACTTCGAAGCGCTCTTCGCCGACGACTAATTGTGGCTTGGTACTGACCAGTTCGAATACTCCGGTGATTGGACGAGAGCCACGGTATGTAGCACCGGATACACGGATGGCCGGAACATCCACGACCGCTCGGGTTCGAGTTGGCACTGCATCGCGGTGGGTATGCGGTGTTGAGCCATGGACCCAACTTGGATAATCAGTAGGCATTATTCGTGTCCCTCCTCCAGCGAGGCTATCGCCTCTCCACCGGCGGCATATTGCGCCAACAAATCCTCAACCTCATGCGCCACGATGTATTCCGCGGGATGCTCCCTGACCTCCAGCGCCTTGAAGTGCGCCTTTCCGCACTCGATCTTGGCCTTCTCGGCGTCACGGAACTCGTCGGCGAACAGACTGCCCTTCGTTTCCACCACGAAGTAGACGCGATCCTCACC from Actinomycetota bacterium includes:
- a CDS encoding CopG family transcriptional regulator; translation: MKAIEFDKKFDEGTEDIIEDLDLKSKRRPLLEARRVNVDFPAWMVDSLDREAKRLGVTRQSVIKMWIAERLERKAS
- the rnk gene encoding nucleoside diphosphate kinase regulator gives rise to the protein METAVTKRKLYITEFDKTRLKELIAVAEDFGTEARSDLESLKGELEIAEVVPSEKVPSDVVTMNSKVLLKDLDTSEEMVFVLVFPGDADIEAGAISILAPVGTAILGYRKGDVVEWPVPARVRRIRIEDILYQPEAAKDYHL
- a CDS encoding helix-turn-helix domain-containing protein, which codes for MKIEHVKANNHKRAFEVTLSKGNFPIPYSELDPVPSKNDPVVTVYADEDFGREAFTYLLKSGSEGSVHVDAVLEYNEDPAYMRDLLLYRLTVAAQECMKASPLSQREITRRARTSPAQVQRLLDVNNRSKSVDKLVVLLGAMDCEVEVTVRPTRPRSTGCGPKLSA
- a CDS encoding isocitrate/isopropylmalate family dehydrogenase; amino-acid sequence: RVAKSPELFDVVVLPNLYGDILSDIAAEISGSVGLAPSANIGENYAMFEAIHGSAPDIAGKDIANPSGMLLSAVTMLAHLGQGQVAERIHHAWLATIEDGVHTGDIYQPDVSQTRVGTGEFAQAVIERLGRKPSRLKMQSYSADAMPAIMPSSRPKAEKALVGVDVFVDDSVSTPDELAARLQGAQSDDLRLVMITNRGVKVWPDGFPETFHTDHWRCRFQPSQDGRTIEHARIVELLGRLAESGVDFIKTEHLYTFDGTPGFSLGQGQ
- a CDS encoding type II toxin-antitoxin system Phd/YefM family antitoxin, which translates into the protein MTRAMDTGRMAWWRTRISRESTLGRLLLAVGISSALLMTMIALIWISATVPFFDSWLGAPLYLIVYISASYLVFIGVTLLGIEPVGAFYHYLSLVVAWVLWAGIAYALLSYAAVRRHRESADVVGLRLSADVRPITELATDSSAVIEQMRETKRPIIFEEQGRGTAVLLSIDVYEDLIKDKAEAGDTDRSE
- a CDS encoding HNH endonuclease; the protein is MPTDYPSWVHGSTPHTHRDAVPTRTRAVVDVPAIRVSGATYRGSRPITGVFELVSTKPQLVVGEERFEVYCAWFGVKPPTKYPRLDVRLGTYELLPSYTGVVIDNLSNGPAVMLEEVEATDVQLPEELSPIGLVEGAVRTITVNAYERNSEARRRCIAAHGTKCSICNFSFGERYGAEAEGYIHVHHLVPLAEIGGEYEVDPVKDLRPVCANCHAVLHLGRRCREIEEVKRLLR